CGGTCAGCGCAGTCTGGATGACTGCAGCGGCAGGGCTTCAGTAGTACTGGACCAAGCAAAACTCGTGGCCTTCGGGATCGGCCATCACGACGACGTCTAAATGAATACGGACCTTGCCCCTCTTCGGCTCGGGTACAGGCTGGAACACCAGACGCGGCGGGGGGTCGCCCCGCTCCCCCAAGTACACCCAGCCGCTTTGAGAAGGCCTAGGTTGACGTTGGAGCAGGGCACTCCAAAACTTCGCCACCCGCCCCTCGGGGTCAAGACAGTCGATGGTCACGCCGGACCAGATGTTCGGCACTGACGTTCAGCCTATGACGAGAACTCGCCCGGGCCCGCCCCGCCCCTAACGACGGCAGCCCCCAGGTATCGCCAATCGCCGGCCGAAGGTCACTTATCGGGTAGTCTGACTTGGGCAAGTACGGTCTTGCACCGTGGAGGGATCCTGTGGCTGATCGTGACCGCCGAAGCTCGTTGGTCGATTCGTATGAGAACGCTGCAGTGATCATCTCGGCGATAAATGCTGAGCAACTCGGCCATCCGACGCCGTGCCCCGAATACGACGTGGCCAGACTGATCGACCACCTCGTCGACGCCGGCTACCGGGCAGCTGCTCT
The window above is part of the Ferrimicrobium sp. genome. Proteins encoded here:
- a CDS encoding VOC family protein; translated protein: MPNIWSGVTIDCLDPEGRVAKFWSALLQRQPRPSQSGWVYLGERGDPPPRLVFQPVPEPKRGKVRIHLDVVVMADPEGHEFCLVQYY